The following proteins are encoded in a genomic region of Cryptomeria japonica chromosome 11, Sugi_1.0, whole genome shotgun sequence:
- the LOC131061382 gene encoding uncharacterized protein LOC131061382, translating into MQNGKEKIEEDEAEQAEAGGALRSIDANTTLSQYASFAGSKFAPFVYDVVQQTQTFVETLLPLISEIDAGAVEIREEVQRCRELWMDRKCKLEQERERFQQAACTVLEMLNKSSHTNTSALTVYADPAMTQEEDSRQTQD; encoded by the exons ATGCAGAACGGGAAGGAGAAAATTGAAGAGGATGAAGCGGAGCAGGCAGAGGCAGGAGGAGCATTGAGAAGCATAGACGCTAATACTACGCTTTCTCAGTATGCTTCCTTCGCTGGATCAAAGTTCGCACCCTTCGTTTACG ATGTCGTTCAGCAGACACAGACTTTCGTGGAAACTCTGCTTCCACTAATCAG TGAAATAGATGCAGGTGCTGTAGAGATCAGAGAAGAGGTGCAGAGATGTAGAGAGTTGTGGATGGATCGCAAATGTAAGCTGGAGCAAGAGAGGGAGCGTTTCCAACAAGCTGCATGCACAGTATTGGAGATGCTCAATAAATCATCACATACAAATACTTCTGCTTTAACA GTTTATGCTGATCCTGCCATGACACAGGAGGAGGATTCTCGTCAAACTCAAGACTGA